Proteins from one Deinococcus sp. AB2017081 genomic window:
- a CDS encoding 3-isopropylmalate dehydratase large subunit, protein MSEAANRPQTMAEKILSRRGDRAVYAGDLAVVEVDQVMVVDSIAQSFIERMQRDLDALPKFPERVSIVIDHVAPASTVSVAQAQKEAREYAAQTGVRLFDVGRGICHQVLMEEGLARPGWIVLGSDSHSTTYGAVAAFGTGMGATDIALAAASGKTWLRVPESVKVSFTGDLRPGVTAKDVALEMIRVLGADGATYQSIEMHAADRFTRGERMTLANLCVEAGAKAGLVVPGGEILTGYGYDVPDWVYPDDGATYVQTVEIDLSALNPRMSAPNEVDNVYDVAELRDQLRDTPIDQVFIGTCTNGRIEDLHAAAAVLRGQKVAPGTRLLVIPASSEVMEQAMADGTLLTLQRAGAVLGTPGCGPCMGRHQGVLAPGEVCVSTSNRNFIGRMGDKDARIYLASPAVAAATAVMGRIALPSDVGHAAVGA, encoded by the coding sequence ATGAGCGAAGCAGCGAACCGCCCGCAGACGATGGCGGAGAAGATCCTCTCGCGGCGGGGCGACCGCGCCGTGTATGCCGGTGACCTCGCGGTGGTCGAGGTGGATCAGGTCATGGTCGTGGATTCCATCGCGCAGAGCTTCATCGAGCGCATGCAGAGGGATCTGGACGCGCTGCCGAAGTTCCCCGAGCGCGTCAGCATCGTCATCGACCACGTGGCCCCGGCGTCGACCGTCAGCGTCGCCCAGGCGCAGAAGGAGGCCCGCGAGTACGCCGCGCAGACGGGCGTGCGCCTGTTCGACGTGGGGCGCGGCATCTGCCACCAGGTGCTGATGGAGGAGGGGCTGGCCCGTCCCGGCTGGATCGTGCTGGGCAGCGACAGCCACTCGACGACCTACGGCGCGGTGGCGGCCTTCGGCACCGGCATGGGCGCGACCGACATCGCCCTGGCCGCCGCGAGCGGCAAGACGTGGCTCAGGGTTCCGGAGAGCGTCAAGGTCAGCTTTACCGGCGACCTGCGCCCTGGGGTGACCGCGAAGGATGTGGCGCTGGAGATGATCCGCGTGCTCGGCGCGGACGGCGCGACCTACCAGAGCATCGAGATGCACGCCGCTGACCGCTTCACCCGTGGCGAGCGCATGACCCTGGCGAACCTGTGCGTCGAGGCCGGGGCGAAGGCCGGACTGGTCGTGCCCGGTGGCGAGATCCTGACCGGCTACGGCTACGACGTGCCGGACTGGGTCTACCCCGACGACGGCGCGACCTACGTGCAGACCGTCGAGATCGACCTGTCGGCCCTGAACCCCCGCATGTCCGCCCCGAACGAGGTCGACAACGTCTACGACGTGGCCGAGCTGCGCGACCAGCTGCGGGACACCCCCATCGATCAGGTATTCATCGGCACCTGCACCAACGGGCGCATCGAAGATCTGCACGCCGCCGCCGCCGTGCTGCGCGGCCAGAAGGTGGCCCCCGGCACCCGCCTGCTGGTCATCCCCGCCAGCTCCGAGGTCATGGAACAGGCCATGGCGGACGGCACGCTGCTGACCCTCCAGCGGGCCGGGGCGGTGCTGGGCACGCCGGGCTGCGGGCCGTGCATGGGCCGCCATCAGGGCGTGCTCGCGCCGGGCGAGGTCTGCGTGAGCACCAGCAACCGCAACTTCATCGGCCGCATGGGCGACAAGGACGCGCGGATCTATCTGGCGTCGCCCGCCGTGGCCGCCGCGACCGCGGTCATGGGCCGGATCGCGCTTCCGTCGGACGTGGGGCACGCGGCAGTGGGCGCGTGA
- a CDS encoding PA0069 family radical SAM protein: MTEPRATFPSVRGRGAAFNVPVRFERLSYDPHDTAEEGFELREHAPRTQFFRDHARTIIATNTSPDIPYRASINPYRGCEHGCAYCYARPTHEFLGLSAGLDFESKIMVKLEAAPLLRKELAARRWTPQVIAMSGVTDIYQPAERHYRLTRACLEVLLDHRNPVSLITKNALITRDLDVLAELARRNLVRVALSITTLDEALRRSMEPRTSTAQARLDAVARLTEAGVPVSVMVGPVIPGLNDEELPRIVREAARAGAVSAGYNVVHFPGVTADLFMDWLTREQPQRRARVEALIREVRGGELDDPRFGQRMTGTGPYAEQLRALFRAAVRQAGMRGHASPLDTSRFRVPTAMPSLFDLPD, from the coding sequence ATGACCGAGCCGCGTGCCACCTTTCCCAGCGTGCGGGGTCGGGGCGCGGCGTTCAACGTGCCGGTGCGGTTCGAGCGCCTGTCGTACGACCCGCACGACACGGCCGAGGAGGGCTTCGAACTGCGGGAGCACGCGCCCCGCACGCAGTTCTTCCGCGACCACGCCCGCACCATCATCGCCACGAACACCTCGCCGGACATTCCGTACCGCGCCAGCATCAATCCGTACCGGGGCTGCGAGCACGGCTGCGCGTACTGCTATGCCCGGCCCACCCATGAATTCCTGGGCCTGAGCGCGGGCCTGGACTTCGAGTCCAAGATCATGGTGAAGCTGGAGGCTGCCCCGCTGTTGCGCAAGGAACTGGCGGCCCGCAGGTGGACACCGCAGGTCATCGCCATGAGCGGCGTGACCGACATCTACCAGCCGGCCGAGCGGCACTACCGCCTGACCCGCGCGTGTCTGGAGGTGCTGCTCGACCACCGCAACCCCGTGTCGCTGATCACCAAGAACGCGCTGATCACCCGCGATCTGGACGTGCTCGCCGAACTCGCCCGCCGGAACCTCGTGCGGGTGGCCCTGAGCATCACCACGCTGGACGAAGCGCTGCGCCGCAGCATGGAGCCCCGCACCAGTACGGCTCAGGCCCGGCTGGACGCGGTGGCCCGGCTCACGGAGGCCGGCGTGCCGGTCAGCGTGATGGTCGGCCCGGTCATCCCTGGCCTGAACGACGAGGAACTGCCGCGCATCGTCCGCGAGGCCGCCCGTGCCGGAGCGGTCAGCGCCGGGTACAACGTCGTGCACTTTCCCGGCGTGACCGCCGACCTGTTCATGGACTGGCTGACGCGCGAGCAGCCGCAGCGCCGCGCCCGCGTGGAGGCGCTCATCCGTGAAGTGCGGGGCGGCGAACTCGACGACCCCCGCTTCGGGCAGCGCATGACCGGCACCGGGCCGTATGCCGAGCAGCTCCGTGCGCTGTTCCGGGCCGCGGTGCGACAGGCCGGGATGCGCGGGCACGCCTCACCGCTGGACACGTCCCGCTTCCGGGTGCCTACGGCCATGCCGTCGCTGTTCGACCTCCCGGACTGA
- a CDS encoding B12-binding domain-containing radical SAM protein, translated as MSYWRNTLKPLLDAETGTMFKQAPIRVTLAFPNRYSVGMASLGYQVIYRMFNNEEGVACERAFLPDDVDAFEKTGQALPTVESGRDAGDCQLFAISVSFELDLTNIIRTLDVAGLRPLREERDDSDAVVMIGGPLTSSNPYPLTPFADVIVIGDGEQIVPVVSEALREAASREDFYDLIDGMPGIFLPARHSHEPTWATAPKELLPAYSQIVTPHSELSNMFLVEAQRGCPRPCTFCLARTMYGPNRNNQAQELLDVIPDWATKVGLVGAALSDFPHTKFVGRTLTDRGIKLGVSSIRADTVDAELAEILKAGGLRTFTVASDAPSERLRRWLKKGITTEDLTKTAHISRDLGFKGIKVYMMIGLGPENDDDITELISFTKELAAINRIALGISPFVPKRHTPHFADPFAGVQVIEKRMKRIQKELRTTAELRNVSAKWAWVESVIARGGPEVGMAAYQIYRNESIGAWKKALDDVGWTDSFEANAPAIDLPPGQYEPREVSAHAQGLAV; from the coding sequence TTGAGCTACTGGCGCAACACACTGAAACCCCTGCTGGACGCGGAAACCGGCACGATGTTCAAGCAGGCCCCGATCCGCGTGACCCTGGCCTTCCCGAACCGCTATTCGGTCGGCATGGCGTCGCTGGGTTATCAGGTCATCTACCGCATGTTCAACAACGAGGAGGGCGTCGCGTGCGAGCGTGCCTTCCTGCCCGACGATGTGGACGCCTTCGAGAAGACCGGGCAGGCCCTGCCCACCGTGGAGAGCGGCCGGGATGCCGGGGACTGCCAGCTGTTTGCCATCAGCGTGTCGTTCGAACTCGACCTGACGAACATCATCCGGACGCTGGACGTGGCCGGCCTGCGCCCCCTGCGCGAGGAACGCGACGATTCGGACGCCGTGGTCATGATCGGCGGGCCCCTCACGAGCAGCAATCCCTACCCGCTGACGCCCTTCGCCGACGTGATCGTGATCGGCGACGGCGAGCAGATCGTGCCGGTGGTCAGTGAAGCCCTGCGCGAGGCCGCCAGCCGCGAGGACTTCTACGACCTGATCGACGGAATGCCCGGCATCTTCCTGCCGGCGCGGCACAGCCACGAGCCGACATGGGCGACCGCGCCCAAGGAACTGCTGCCGGCATACTCGCAGATCGTCACGCCGCACTCGGAACTGAGCAACATGTTCCTGGTCGAGGCTCAGCGCGGCTGCCCGCGGCCCTGCACCTTCTGCCTGGCCCGCACCATGTACGGCCCCAACCGCAACAACCAGGCCCAGGAACTGCTGGACGTGATTCCCGACTGGGCCACCAAGGTCGGTCTGGTCGGCGCGGCCCTGTCGGACTTTCCCCATACCAAGTTCGTGGGCCGCACGCTGACCGACCGGGGGATCAAGCTCGGTGTGAGCAGCATCCGCGCCGATACCGTCGATGCGGAACTGGCCGAGATCCTCAAGGCCGGCGGCCTGCGCACCTTCACGGTCGCCTCCGACGCGCCCAGCGAACGCCTGCGCCGCTGGCTCAAGAAGGGGATCACCACCGAGGATCTCACCAAGACCGCGCACATCTCGCGTGACCTGGGCTTCAAGGGCATCAAGGTCTACATGATGATCGGCCTGGGGCCGGAGAACGACGACGACATCACTGAACTGATCTCGTTCACGAAGGAACTCGCGGCCATCAACCGGATCGCGCTGGGCATCAGTCCCTTCGTACCCAAGCGGCACACGCCGCACTTCGCCGATCCCTTCGCCGGCGTGCAGGTGATCGAGAAACGCATGAAGCGCATCCAGAAGGAACTGCGCACCACCGCCGAACTCCGCAACGTGTCCGCCAAGTGGGCGTGGGTGGAGAGCGTGATCGCGCGGGGCGGCCCCGAGGTCGGCATGGCCGCGTATCAGATCTACCGCAACGAGAGCATCGGCGCGTGGAAGAAGGCGCTGGACGACGTCGGCTGGACGGATTCCTTCGAGGCCAACGCCCCCGCCATCGACCTGCCGCCCGGTCAGTATGAGCCGCGTGAGGTGTCGGCCCACGCGCAGGGCCTGGCCGTCTAG
- a CDS encoding Panacea domain-containing protein, with amino-acid sequence MTTAIDDPHRTGYAAEVVANSLLDCARAEGRQLTQMQVHKLVFIAHGFTLALLGRPLMYNTVHAWRNGPVVRRLWQHWGERGTRPIDAPLPVSPGEPDVTGDPEVMEVIRSVWNAYGSMDGVELSRLTHSRGSPWSQVYGQTGDLIPNEITREYYTGLARSA; translated from the coding sequence ATGACCACCGCCATCGACGATCCGCACCGCACCGGGTACGCCGCCGAGGTCGTGGCGAATTCCCTGCTGGACTGTGCCCGTGCCGAGGGCCGGCAGCTCACCCAGATGCAGGTGCACAAGCTGGTCTTCATTGCCCACGGCTTCACCCTGGCCCTGCTGGGGCGGCCGCTGATGTACAACACCGTGCATGCATGGCGCAACGGCCCGGTCGTGCGGCGCCTGTGGCAGCACTGGGGCGAACGCGGCACGCGGCCGATCGACGCGCCGCTGCCGGTGTCCCCCGGCGAACCCGACGTGACCGGCGACCCCGAGGTCATGGAGGTCATCCGCTCGGTGTGGAACGCCTACGGCAGCATGGACGGCGTGGAACTGTCGCGCCTGACCCACTCGCGGGGCAGTCCGTGGTCGCAGGTCTACGGCCAGACCGGCGACCTGATCCCCAACGAGATCACCCGCGAGTACTACACGGGCCTTGCCCGCAGTGCCTGA
- a CDS encoding class I SAM-dependent methyltransferase, with amino-acid sequence MSRVILALLGVILLAVVALALLWLLGQVMVGVGAFVVGTAAVLSRLLWFLIVTGVLSGLVYFVASAWRPAARIATPGVPSGVRLDTAATAFAVPAPAGGPAQSTAQGRPPEHAAPVSAAPAAAPAGPAADHPARFDGRAGVYAAARPGYPEDLGTWLEEAGLLDAPVADIGAGTGLFTRLLLASGATVQAVEPNPDMRAQLLTALADAVQAGRLTVHGGTSEATGLADAAVGLITAAQAAHWFDPEPTVAEFRRVLRPGGRVLLVWNDWRGVERPFNRAYGEAIRPFLAAGTPDVATRVPEDRLPALLPGGFERREFTHEVTLTRERLHALAASVSYLPGPDDAGYPAMTRALDDVFDIYALRDSVTFGYRTHAFLGSVEEPVT; translated from the coding sequence ATGTCTCGCGTGATCCTGGCCCTGCTCGGGGTGATCCTGCTCGCCGTGGTGGCGCTGGCCCTGTTGTGGTTGCTGGGTCAGGTGATGGTCGGTGTGGGGGCCTTCGTGGTGGGCACGGCCGCCGTCCTGTCCCGCCTGCTGTGGTTCCTGATCGTCACCGGGGTGCTCTCGGGGCTGGTGTACTTCGTGGCCAGCGCGTGGCGGCCCGCCGCGCGGATCGCCACCCCCGGCGTGCCGTCCGGCGTCCGGCTGGACACCGCCGCGACTGCCTTCGCGGTGCCCGCCCCGGCGGGCGGCCCTGCACAGAGCACAGCCCAGGGCCGCCCGCCGGAACACGCCGCCCCGGTCAGCGCTGCGCCGGCCGCCGCACCAGCCGGGCCCGCCGCCGACCATCCCGCCCGCTTCGACGGCCGGGCCGGGGTGTATGCGGCAGCCCGGCCCGGCTATCCCGAGGATCTTGGAACCTGGCTCGAGGAGGCTGGTCTGCTGGACGCCCCCGTGGCCGACATCGGAGCAGGCACCGGCCTGTTCACGCGGCTGCTCCTGGCGAGCGGCGCGACCGTGCAGGCCGTGGAACCGAACCCGGACATGCGGGCGCAGCTCCTGACCGCCCTGGCCGACGCCGTTCAGGCGGGTCGGCTGACGGTTCACGGCGGCACCTCCGAGGCCACAGGGCTGGCCGACGCGGCGGTGGGGCTGATCACGGCGGCGCAGGCGGCGCACTGGTTCGATCCGGAACCGACCGTGGCCGAATTCCGGCGGGTGCTGCGCCCCGGCGGGAGGGTGCTGCTGGTGTGGAACGACTGGCGGGGCGTGGAGCGGCCCTTCAACCGCGCCTATGGCGAGGCCATCCGCCCGTTCCTCGCCGCGGGCACGCCGGACGTGGCGACCCGTGTGCCGGAAGACCGCCTGCCCGCCCTGCTGCCCGGCGGCTTCGAGCGCCGCGAGTTCACGCACGAGGTCACCCTGACGCGCGAGCGCCTGCACGCCCTGGCGGCCAGCGTGAGCTACCTGCCCGGCCCGGACGACGCGGGCTATCCGGCCATGACCCGCGCCCTGGACGACGTGTTCGACATCTATGCCCTACGCGACTCGGTCACCTTCGGCTACCGCACGCACGCCTTCCTGGGCTCTGTGGAGGAGCCCGTGACCTGA